Genomic DNA from Bacteroidota bacterium:
TCACGTTGGAAATGCGCAGGTTGATGCGTTCCATTACTCCCTTTTCATCAAACAAAAAAGGCACCGGATACATTTCTTCGGGCAATGTGTTAATGCTTGAAATAATAATGGTGGTATAAGTACTGTCGGGCCGTAGCTGGCGAACCCGTTCAAGCGTATTGGCCATGCAGCCTTTACAGCCTTTTCCCGGCACCATGATATACACATGCCGCTGCTGTGGAATGGAGTCGGCAAACACATCATGCAGGTATTTGCGAAATACACGTGTGGGCAAACTTTCCTGAGGCGGCAATGGTTTCGGCTCGTTGCCGCCACAGGAGTGGAGTGCAATGAGTGCGGGTAAGCAAAGAAGAAAAAAGAAAAAACGACTCAAAGATTTTCGGGCTGAAAAATTGTGAACGTGGCCTTGGGCATGGTCAGCGACTCGTTGCGGCGCATCACCAAAATGCCTTTCGAAGTAATAAGAACCGCTGGCAGGTATTGCTTGGGATCAAAAACCACATCGCCCACCACGTTAAAGTTTTCGTCGAGCATCATGAGCGACCAGTTTTTGTCAATGCTCTGATTAATTGTGATGCTGTCTTTGCTTACATACTGCTGTGCATGATGTACAATGCGGTAATACATTTTGCGGTATGGATCGTAGTCGAGGCTCAGGTAGCGCGGTTCTTCCACCGTGTAACGATCCACAAATGCGTAGTTTCCTGTGCTATCGTCAGGATATTCGCGCAAGGCAGTCATGTATTTGCTTTTCACGTAATGTGAAGCCACGCGTTTTCCATTTTCATACACAAACAGCGAGTCGTCGGCTCCAAAACCATGCACCACCTGCCCCAAAGAATTAATACAGCGTTGCGGATAGTAATCGCGGTAGCCGTTTCCTTCGCGATAGCTTTTGGGCCACAGGCCGCTGCTGTTTATAACGCCATTGACCGGGCTTTTCAAATCAAAAATTACTTCACCTGGTGTTTTGAAATATTCAATCCGGTCTTTGCGCGAGTTTACCGGCAGCGACTTTTGTGCACAGGTGGCATAAATTTTATTGGCGGAGTATATCATGCCTGAGCGGGGCAGGCTGATGAGTGCGTAATCAGAAACATTACCGGTTAGCTTACCGGTAACTTCCCAGCGGTTCACAATTTTACCCGAGCTGTTGAGCAGGCATATTATGCGTGAATGCGGAATAATCACAAAAATGGAATCGGGGCCGTAGGAGCTGATTCCCCAGATCCGTCTTTCTGGTGAAATAGAGTCGATAGCATTGAGCGGAACGCTGTGTTTCAGCTCGCCGTTTTCGGCATCAAAAAAGTTCAGGAATGCTGTTTCTAGCGAAAATGCGCGGATGTAGCTGCCATCAGCGGCCCAGTTGCGAAGCGTTACCAGTGTGGTATCGGCATACACACGTTCACCAACCGGCTTTAAACCGATTTCGGATTCGCGGCAGGCAGTAAGGAAAAAGAGAAACAACAACAACGCACCGGCTGTACCTTTCATCGGTAAAGGGCGGGGCTTAGTGGGAGGGAATAATGTCGGAAGCAGAAATCATGATGGTGTGAATGATCTGCTCACTGCGCGGCTGTGCACCGCGTGTTACAGTACCTTTCTTCACTACCATATAAAACACATCGCCGTTCGAATTTGATTGACGAACAAGTGTTAAGTGCCCCTGTGCAAGCCCGCTGATAATTTCGGGTTTGTGATTGAACATGGGCAACTGAGCCACATTGGTACGTGCTGAAAAATAGGTTTCAAGCGTATTATTCTCGATCATATTGTCGAGATCATTCATGCGTGAACTGGTGATGGATGTGCGTGCACAATCCGACATGGGCTCGGCGCAGTACCACTCCTGTGTGAG
This window encodes:
- a CDS encoding DUF4221 family protein encodes the protein MKGTAGALLLFLFFLTACRESEIGLKPVGERVYADTTLVTLRNWAADGSYIRAFSLETAFLNFFDAENGELKHSVPLNAIDSISPERRIWGISSYGPDSIFVIIPHSRIICLLNSSGKIVNRWEVTGKLTGNVSDYALISLPRSGMIYSANKIYATCAQKSLPVNSRKDRIEYFKTPGEVIFDLKSPVNGVINSSGLWPKSYREGNGYRDYYPQRCINSLGQVVHGFGADDSLFVYENGKRVASHYVKSKYMTALREYPDDSTGNYAFVDRYTVEEPRYLSLDYDPYRKMYYRIVHHAQQYVSKDSITINQSIDKNWSLMMLDENFNVVGDVVFDPKQYLPAVLITSKGILVMRRNESLTMPKATFTIFQPENL